The DNA segment GGCAATTGCTCCAGGTGAATTTGTTTCTAGCCCACCCCAAATCACACAAGCTGCCTTCCTCCATCACCTCCCTAAATTTTCTCATCAAATATTCACTCCTAGGATTTCCTCCTTCCTTTTCATTATTGTAAAGAACTTCATTGAAATCCCCTATGACTCCCCACCCACCAATCTCAGGCTTAAAAGATGATAATAAGCTCCAAGTCTTACTTCTTAAACTTGAAACAGGATGACCATAGAAGCAAGATAGCAACCACCTATTACTGCCTGATTCATCACTTACTCGCACATTAATGTGATGTTGGGAATAGTTGATGAGTTCTAACAAATTCTCTTCCTTCCACATGAGCATAAGCCCCCCCCTTCTTCCTACTACATCTACAACTACACCGCCTTGGAACCTGAACCTCTTCGAAATCCTATAAGCTTTTGTATACGACAGCTTGGTCTCCATTAAAAAGACCACCTCGGGCTTCTTTTCCTTAATCAACATACCAAGGTATTGAACTGtttgggggttcccaagccccctacaGTTCCAGCTTAGGATCCTCATAACCCCTGGTGGGGCTGCCTTGCAGCCTCCACCATATCCACTGAGAGTGCTTCCTCTCCAAGTTTGCCATTCAAAGCACCTAACTTATGTTTTTTCAGGGGGCTAAAGTTTGCCAAACTTACCTTAGCTAGGCGTTTTTCCCCTTGGGATCGGGTAACAACAGTTGAGGAGGATGGTTGCTTCAGATCTCTTGCTAGCCTCTTCCATCTTCGACCAGCTCTTTGACTCTGTGTATCCTGTACAGAACATGCAACTCTGTCGATCCCATTGGCAAGAGAACTAGCCGTTGAGGTTGATAGCATCTGGCTTATGGGCTTTGGGGCCGAGAGGTTTTTTATTGGGTCCCCTTCAGGCCCAACATAGAAACCCGGCCTGCTGTCCTTTTCCTCAAATAGCTTGTCTTCCCGCCCTTTTCTTTCCCGCTGCTGGCCTGCTTTCACTATATCCCCCATACCGGGTTGTTGCACTTCAACCAAGGTCGCCATACCTTCCCCTGACACTGCTGAGGTTCGTACTGTTTCCTTTTCCACTGTTCTTCTTCCCTCTTCGACCGTCACTGGTCCCTGTGTGTGGGAGTAGGTTGATGATGAGTGCATGTTCCTTCCACTGGCTTGCCGTCCTCCTTCCCCGCTTCCCTCGCCACCCTCCACCTCGGCCTGACCACTAATATCTCTCGTGTACAAATCCTCCCTTCCTTTATTATGTCTGTAAGAATTTGGGTTGCGCTTCGAGAAGCTCTCTGCCCTTAGCCAGGACCCGAACTGAGGCTCCGTCCCTCCCTCCTCTGCTTGGTCTGCATGCTTAGCCAGGCAACCCATCTCTCCATGAACAATCCATCCGCACTTAAGACAGATTCTGGGTAGGTTTTCATAACGGAAATTAACCCAGTGCTTTGTTTGCTCTACATTGATAAAACGACCCCTCGGGATAGCCTTCATCAATGCTAACTCTAATTTTACCCTTAGACACCTTCCCCATCCAGTGCCATCTTCTTCCACGTCGACCTCTATGACCCTTCCCACTGATCTTCCAATTTGCTTTCCCCATTCCATAGACATGCAACCTAGTGGCATGTTATGGATTTGTAGCCAAAAGGTTTCTTTGTCAAAAGCCATATCCCTGAGACATAACTTCCCCTCTTATGGGATCAGAACGAACAGAGATGAATCAAAAGACCACGGTTTCCCTTCAAGGATTCTGTACATATCTGCATGAGTTTCGAATGAGACTACGAATGTATTCCTTTCCACCTCTTGGAAGACTACCCTTCTGCTGATCCGCCATATTTTTGCCATGGTATTTCTAATCAAAGTTTTGCTTACTGGACGGTCTGAACAGACCTTTCCTATCAGACTCTTTTCTCCCTTACGATCAATCTCTTCTTTTCCAGTTCGCATTATCTCTActacttcttcttcctcctcagtTAGTTTGAGCTTTCTCCACTAAGCCATTAATCCTTCCGTTCCACCTCGTTCTCCGCTTGCCATGAAAACCAACGGGACTGTAAACTCACCACCTCCGGAGCTTTTTGAAACTCGCTCTAGAGAGGAGACTTTCAcaacatgattttatatatcttttaaacTATGTCATCACATCTCAATATCTGAATATCATATAaagataattatttttcaattttaaattttcaacttgtttatctaatcattacagtacttaattatgataatttttctaaattttctaacaaaatataaaaaataattcaacttttttaaatttataaaagaaattatattaaaaaattatattctaatattattttaattttataattttctatttaactttttctctctcattttctaaaatttcataaaaatcaactctatgttatgaaactaaaagagaaatgatattgtaaaAGCAAACGTTGTTATTCAATGCAAAACTTCttcatatacaagtgaatgatactcatatatataagagtacaaaTGGGTTTATGTATAACTTAAGtcataattgatggctaaatatggtcttaattgatggctaaagattggttttaattgatggctaaatagtcttaattgatggctaaagatggTATTAatttatggctaaagatggtcatacaaatcagtttataacactcccctttggatgaccatacataaataatatgtattgttaaaatcttgccaaggaaaaacccagtgggaaaaaactaatggtcaaagaaaaagagtacaacattCATATGTACTGTCAAATGCTTTAAGAttacctcattaaaaccttacaaagaaaaacccagtgggataaaaccttagcgaaggaaaggAGTACAAtgagcataagtcttcaagacagttactcccctgaaaagtgcatgataataggtcttaAGTCTCAGCATtctaatgttctgcacaatcttcttaaatgttgcagttggtaatgctttagtgaataaatctgctagattattacttgaccgtatctgcttgacattaatttcacctttctccTGAAATTCAagggtataaaagaatttaggtgaaatatattTGGTTCTATTACCTTTGAtatattttcatctaatttggGTAATACAAGCttcattatcttcgtataaaattgttgggctatcattaattactggaagaccacacttttcttgaatatgttgaatcaatgatcttagccaaatacattctcgacttgcctcatgaattgtaataatctctgagtgatttgaagagg comes from the Carya illinoinensis cultivar Pawnee chromosome 8, C.illinoinensisPawnee_v1, whole genome shotgun sequence genome and includes:
- the LOC122274684 gene encoding uncharacterized protein LOC122274684, whose translation is MRILSWNCRGLGNPQTVQYLGMLIKEKKPEVVFLMETKLSYTKAYRISKRFRFQGGVVVDVVGRRGGLMLMWKEENLLELINYSQHHINVRVSDESGSNRWLLSCFYGHPVSSLRSKTWSLLSSFKPEIGGWGVIGDFNEVLYNNEKEGGNPRSEYLMRKFREVMEEGSLCDLGWARNKFTWSNCHEDESFTKERLDRAIANVDWKSLYPVHTVETLPAICSDHSPIFLNYSIERCSFRRWHHFFKYEASWNNEEGCSEVVAEAWRKRMGERSRMEGLMWKLETTQRKLSQWSRNLNRERLEAIKEKTHQLDTLQRNVGSENSREQK